The sequence below is a genomic window from Ovis canadensis isolate MfBH-ARS-UI-01 breed Bighorn chromosome 1, ARS-UI_OviCan_v2, whole genome shotgun sequence.
GCCCTGCAGTGTGCAGCCTTTGACTCCCAGGAGTTCATGGGCCAACTGTACCAGTGGGAGCCCTTCACAGAAGGTGAGGTGTCTAGCCATCCCTGGGACAGGGGGGCTGAAGGTTGGGGGGTGACGGGGAAGGAGACTCagccctctctgtctcctctgtaGGCTCTTATGTTTCTCCTGCATCATCGTCTTCCTTATTTCCCACAACGGGGGTGAAGAGACAgaacaggcccagagaggggtgGGGGTTTCAGACAGGGCCCCTGCTGTCAGATGTGGTGGATGGTCAGCCGAGGAGTCGGGCTGGGAGAGGGCTGCATTCAGAGGTGCTCTTCAGTGGACCTCCTCTGGGAAGAAACCCATCCAGGAGGTGGAGTGGACACGATAGGGGCCGGGCGTGGGCAGAGAGATCCTGTCCAGTGGTGACAGCCGGCTGGGGCTGTGCCACTGGCCCTGGACCATGTTACATCACTCTGTCCCAAGCTACCACCCTTTGGGTTTTAGGCCTGTGTCACCTTGATACTAAGATAAGCCCTCCTGAGCTCTGAACTCCCATAATCATAGTTTCAGGTATCTCTTCAGAGTTGCCCGCCCTTTTCCTGATCTCAGTGATCCCAGCTGATCTGACTTGAGTTTTGTGTGACCCTCAAACTGACCTTTCAGAATTGTTGCATTGCCTTTGACGACAGGGCCCCCGGCAACCTCAGGATGCCTTATTGCCAGCATAAGGGCTGTTCTCAGGGTCCTGGAGTCTTTCCCAACTGACCTCCCACCAGGGAACCTAGCTAACCACCCTTCTACCCTGTCTCTTAGTTCAGGGTTCTCAGCGCTGTGAGCTGAACTGCCGTCCCCGTGGCTTCCGCTTCTATGTCCGTCACACCCAAAAGGTCCAGGACGGGACCCTGTGTCAGCCTGGAGCCCTGGACATCTGTGTGGCTGGACGCTGTCTGGTGAGGGAAGAGGGGGAATATgcatggggagaggggcagggttAGTaactactacacacacacaccaagagagCCTCCTTGTTCATTATTACAATGATGAAACACCAGGCAGAGATGGCAAAGAGGAGGGTTCTTACCTGCCAAGTGAGGCTGAGCAAAAGATGTGAACAGCGGGAAAGACCCCCTTGGGTCCGTCCAAGCTTCCTGGAGGCTAGCTGGGAATGGGGGTGCTGACAAAGAAACAGTCTCACTTGCACGGCAAAGGTCGAGACCCGTGGTGAGCTGAAGGCTCCAAGAAGCCCAGGCCAGGGTGCGAAGTGAGGTCTGGCTTCCAGCAGCCTCTGCCTCACTCTGCTTTCCCCAAGAGCCCTGGCTGTGATGGCATCCTCGGCTCTGGCCGGCATCCAGATGGCTGTGGCGTCTGTGGGGGTGATGATTCTACCTGTCGCCTCGTCTCGGGGAACCTCACCGAGCGGGGTGGCCCTCTGGGTTATCAGAAGATCTTATCCATTCCTGCCGGGGCCTCCCGACTCCAGATTGCCCAGCTCCGGCCCAGCTCCAACTACCTTGGTGCGTCCCTGAGCTCCCCCGCCTTAGGTCCCCACTCCATCCCTGGTCAGTTGGTTCTGCCCAGCACACCGCCATTCAGCACAGGAAAcaagccaccagtgaagtcagggctcccctccctctccttcccaggtGGGGGCAACAAGGAAGCCACAGGAGCATGGGGGAGTGTGCAGGTTGGGGGGGTATGTGGGTTCCccaccagcagggaagtgagaGGAGAGGAGGACAGGACGGCCTCATGTGTCCTGATCTGCCATCTCCAGCACTTCGAGGTCCTGGGGGCCGGTCCATCATCAATGGAAACTGGGCTGTGGATCCCCCTGGGTCCTATACCGCCGGCGGGACTGTCTTCCGGTACAACCGTCCTCCCCGGGAGGAGGGCGCTGGGGAGAGTCTGTCCGCAGAAGGCCCCACCACCCAGCCCGTGGATGTCTACGTGAGCgaggggcctgggcctggggaggCCGCACCGCTGCGGGAGGCCTTTCCTTTGAGGGGAACCTGTGGGTCTCAGGATGGGCAGAAGGCCGGCAGACGGCCCCTGGCCACCCCCGAACATTCAttaccttctctttctctccccagatGATCTTTCAGGAGGAAAACCCAGGTGTTTTCTATCAGTATGTCATCTCTTCACCTCCCCCGAACCTTGAGAACCCCACTCCGGAGCCCCGTGTTCCTCAACTCCAGCCTGGTAAGACTTTGACCCCCAGACTTAGAAGGAGATGGGGTGAAGCTGAGCGTGAGGAGGCCCATCTGATTTGTCTACTCAACTCTCTCCTCACAGAAATTTTGAGGGTAGAGCCCCCTCCTGTTTCAGCGCCCCGCCCTGCCCGCACCCCAGGCACCCTCCAGCGGCAGGTGAGGATCCCCCAGATgcccgccccaccccctcccaggacACCCATGGGGTCTCCAGCCGGATACTGGAAACGAGTGGGACACTCAGAGTGCTCGGCATCCTGTGGGAAAGGTGAGACTTCACACACCAGCCCCCTTGGCCCATATTCCCGGCTTGGCACTCCTGATCCCCTGCCCTGGGCGTGCATCACACCTTGACTCTGTGCCAACTCAGACTTCAGTGCCTGGGACCCACTGACACTGGATGCTGAGCCATCCCACCTCCCCGGGCTTCCCTTTATCCCCCTTCAGGTGTTTGGCGCCCCATCTTCCTCTGCGTTTCTCGAGAGTCCAGAGACAAGCTGGATGAACGCAGCTGTGCCATGGGTGCCAGGCCCCCAGCCTCCCAGGAGCCCTGCCACGGCCCCCCATGCCCACCATAGTGAGTGTGCCCCATGGGAGGGCTAGGGTCCTAGGGACACAATAGTTGTACCCGTAGGATCTCACTTGGACTCTGCACTCAATACAGGGTCTCCTGGCTGCATTCTCTTAGTTTCTTACACAACTgaggatgtgtgtggtgtgtgtgtgtgtgtgttagtcgcttagtcctgtccaactctttttgaccccatgggctgtgccaatcagtccatgggatttcccaggcaagaatactggagtgggttgccattcccttctcccggagGATcatcctgacctggggatcgaaccttcatctcctgcactgcaggcagagtctttaccatctgatccactgcAAGACAACCCTGAGCCCCACAAGGGATCCCAGACTCCAAATGTTAAATAAGCCCACTCGCCTCTGACAGGTCCCCACTCccagtctgttgtcccctttcctgAACATGGCAGCTGCACATAGCTCTGTTTTGccatctgtgtctctgtcccTTCCCCCCCTCTGCCCACAGCTGGGAGGCCGGCGAGTGGACGTCCTGCAGCCGTTCATGTGGGCCGGGCACCCAGCACCGTCAGCTACGCTGCCGGCAGGAGTTTGGGGGCGGCGGCTCCTCAGTGCCCCCAGAGCGCTGTGGGCACCTGCCCCGGCCCAACATCACCCAGCCCTGCCAGCTGCGCCTCTGCGGCCATTGGGAGGTTCGCTCGCCCTGGAGCCAGGTGAGTGGCCCCGGGCAAGGAGGCTCTCGGATGGGGAGGATCCTGGAGGTGTGGGCACCCGTGAGCtagagctgtggttttcccaactCTGTATTAATCAGCAGAAACTTTTACAAATGAGATCTCATATGAGCCTCCAACTGTAAGGCAGCTAAGACATGCCCTGTACTCAGCCTGCTCCTCAGCCCATGAAGCCCTGTAACCTCTGAGCCAGGCATCAGAGGCCCGTCCTGGTTCAGAAGCCCCAGAGAGGGAAGATGGTGAGgaagccagggaagcccagccctcTGTGCCCCTCGTCCCCTCAGTGCTCTGTGCGATGCGGGCGCGGCCAGAGGAGCCGGCAGGTCCGCTGTGTCGGCAACAACGGGGATGAAGTGAGTGAGCAGGAGTGCGCCTCAGGGCCCCCGCGGCCCCCCAGCAGAGAGGCCTGTGACATGGGGCCCTGCACCACGGCCTGGTTCCACAGCGACTGGAGCTCCAAGGTGGGCCCCCCTCTCTGCTGAGCCCCAACATCCCTAGTGCCCCCCATCTCCCCCGACACCCTCTCAGGTGTCTTCCCAACGCAGTTGCATAAACATTGACTGGgcaagcacctgctgtgtgctagACACTGCCAGTGTTGGGAACTTGGAGAAAAACTTACACTAACGTCCTGAACCCTGCCTGACAAAAGTCCCCCAGGGCATTCCCTAACTCCCGGATCCAGGAGGTGTCTGTCCttgaccccctcccctccccgacgTCACCCCGTCCCCCTTCACACTCTGCTTCCCAACAGTGCTCAGCGGAGTGTGGGACGGGAATCCAGAGACGTTCTGTGGTCTGCCTTGGGAGTGGGGAGGCCCACGGGATAAGCCAGGAGGAAGCAGGGGCAGGAGCTGGTGAGCAGACCTGTGCACCCGGAAGCCGGCCCCCTGACATGCGTGCCTGCAGCCTGGGGCCCTGTGAGGTGTCGTGGTGCTGGTACACTGGGCCCTGGGCGGAGGTGAGCTGAGCGCCTGGGAGGGGCCCGAGGGTGGGATTCCTGGGGCGAGGAGGTAGGAGTCATCCtgctctccctccctgcctcctccgcCAGTGCTCCTCAGAGTGCGGCTCTGGCACGCAGCGTAGAGACGTCATCTGTGTGTCCAAACTGGGGACTGAGTTCAACGTGACTTCTCCTAGCAACTGTTCCCACcttcccaggccccctgccctgcaGCCCTGTCAAGGGCAGGACTGCCAGGACCGGTGGTTTTCTACACCCTGGAGTCCGGTGAGTGCCTGGCTCCCCTGCCCTATCCAGTGTGGACTACCAGGAGAGGAGAGGCTTCTCTCCTTGGACATCCCTCTGTGCCCACTAGCTAAGGCCAGGGGCAGTTTAACTTGTCCCCCTGCCTAGACTGGGAGGAGAGGTGGGCCCCTCTGCATGGGGGTTCATAATACTCCAGGAGAGGCCCCCAACTCCTCCTCTgaggaggaggcctggggtgcaGGAGGACCCTGGAGCACAGCAGAGGTCTGATTTGATAGCTGGGGTCTCCCCAGTGTTCTCGCTCCTGCCAGGGCGGCGTGCAGACAAGGGAGGTCCAGTGCCTGACTGCCAATCAGACCCTCAGCATCAGATGCCCTCTTCACCTGCGGCCCGCCAGGAAACGATCCTGTAACAGCCAGCCCTGCAGCCAGCGCCCTGGTAAAGAgctccctctcccccatccccagtaGAGTGAGTTAGCTGAAATGTGGGTGGAGATTAGGAAGGACGAGTGGGAGTGGGCAGCACGCCTCCAGCGGGATGGATCTTGGTGACTTCTTGTGCCCAATGGCCTCCTCTGTCCCCAGATGACCAATGCAAGGACAGCTCTCCACACTGCCCCCTGGTGGTGCAGGCCCGGCTCTGCGTCTATCCCTACTACACAGCCACCTGTTGCCGCTCTTGTGCCCATGCCCTGGAGCGGTCTTCCCCAGAGCCTGCCTGAAAAGGGTCCAGGAGACCCTCTCCTTGTGGTTTTCTCATACCACCATCAGTCACCCCTCAATCATCCCACTCTGTATCCTCTGGCTCTCCAGCCTGTCCTGGTCTCACTAGAGACGTCCCCCAGGGTGATGGAAGTTGGCAAGATGATGGACAGAGACCATCAAGATGTGTCGCTGGGTCTGTGCCTGTATGGGGTGTGAtggtgtgtgcacacacgcacccAAATGTGTAAGGGCCCGTATGGATGTGTGTGCGCCCATACATCTGTATCACTTCTCAAAAAGAAGTTACACAGTCCCCCGGGAGGGGATGATGCCTGTTTCCAAGAGAGTTTTCTGGGATGAGAGGAAAGCAAGTTTGCAGCTCTTTGGGAATCCGAGCTACTTAGAGTCTGGCCTCCACATTAATCCCAATTTTGTGTCCTAACCCTCATTTCTCCTGTTCAGGCCATGTATCATGTAAACCATCCTTCTGTCCTCTGACTCCTTCCTTTACCTAGTTTCTATCCCTCCCTCTCATAGCTaatgaggggtgggggtgagcgAGTGCCTTCCAGGAAGAGAGACTGTCTCCCAGAGCAGAGACCAGCTGGGCAGAGGATGGAAAAGAGCAAGTTTAGAATAAGACATCCTAGCCCCTGCTTCTGCTCCCCACCTCCTAAAATGGTTCCTACTCCagaactaatttatttttattaaagatgaTTATGACAAATGAGAAACAGGCTCTTCATTGTCCTCATGGGAACCCAGCTGTACAGGCCACCTAAGCAAGCTGTGTGAGATGAGAATGAAGGGTGGGAAGGGGAACAGCGCTTGGAGCCCAGATGGAGAGAGTCTGGGCGCAGAATGCCTAATGAAGGAGCCCCAGTCACCTGAGACCCGAATGAAGCCTTGGTCAGAGGCAGAGGGTCCTGGGGGATCGCAGGCCCTGCAGGTTGGTCATCCACCACTAGAGGTCACCACTCCCCCCAGCTTAGCTACAGAGTTGGGCACTTGGGTCCAAAACAGAAACTACTCGGTCTATGGTGGGTTTCTCGGTAGGCTGGGTCCTTCTGTAAAGTCTCTTGGAATCTAGTAGCACTTTTTTTCCATCTGGGGCTGAGCTGAATGACAGCTGCCTTTTCAGGGGTCCTTTTTCCTGTTCTCTTTCCTTGGCCCTGACTTCCTGCCCCTCTCATCTTTTCTGCTATTACCCATTTTCCTATTAAGCTCTTGGTTTGTTGCTTTTTATAGAGTGGGAGGAAAGGAAATGATTCCCACCAACCCCCCAACCCCGcaacccccgcccccagcagaaagggctggaggaggaggagcctggcctggCTCTAGGGGAATTGGGGGTGGAGTCGAGGGTGGAGCCAAGGCAGTACTGGATGTCCAGCCAAAGACACATTCTTCAGAGATGTCTCATCCTGGTCTCCTCCCAACCCAACGCCCATGTCCACTCTCAAGGTAAACAGTTTGTTGGAGGTGGTGTGAGCGTGGACAGCCTTTTCCATAACACAAATCctttccccaaccccacccctacAATTCTGAGTCCTGATCACCACTTGTAGAAGTCACACTTCTGGGGGAGGGGTCCCCACGTCTAGGAAAGAGGGAAGTGCAATAGAATCGAGCTTCTCTCCCCATCAGGAggacccctcccccatcccttcaCCCCCACAAGTCTGGCCAAGTAAGATCGTAAAGGCCTGCAGAAACAGCTGAACTCAGTGACTACTGTCTTGAGCATGTACTCCTAGACACAGCCAGACCCTGGGAAGGACCCCAGAGCTACCCGAGGGGACAGGACTTCTCCATTCTGGCAGCTTCCTCATGTCATTCTGTTGCCTTGGGAAGCAGGCTTTCTTTGGGCTGAGAAGGAAGACTACAGGTACCATCTCAGGAGGACAGTGTatcaggaaggaggcagaagaaaatggggggaaaggaaaatgaaactgaCTCCTCCAGGGTGGGAAATGCAGAACAGGGTACCGAGGGGGCCCAGTCTTGGTGTCTCTGCAGGCATCAAACGGCTCCTCTTTGGTGAACCTCTGAGGGGATCACAGATGTGGGGGCACCAGGGGAGTAGGACCTGAGCCAGCCCTGCAGACACTGAAGGCTGAAGGCGGAGTCCTGAGACCAAGGGAGGGTGTGGTGAAGAGCTGGGGCCCTCCCAGTGATTCCTGGAAGCTGAAGGCTGGGCGGTGGCCCCAGTTCAGCTGACTTCCCCAAAGTTCCTCCTCCCTCTTAGGGCCTCTCAGGACTGTTGCTGGGCAGGTTTGGAGTTTGGCCTTAGCCTGAGAACCAATCACAGGTGGGGAAATGCAGCCACAGCCCCTCTTAAGGCTCACCCAGCTTCAACACCTCCCTTCCCTGATAGCCCCCAGCTCCCTCACAGCCTTCAGCCTCTGACTTCTCAGGATGTGGGCTTTCATCTGGGGGGTTACCCCCTTTCCCCTTTCATTTTAAAGCTAGGATTCAGTGCAGCCCCCAAGGATTCTTTCCTCTGGTCACTGAGGTCAGAATGGGAAGGGGAGTCACTGTCAAAGTTTTCAGGAAGCGGAAGCTGACCTCAAGCACCCCCTTTTCCCGGCCTCTTTCAGGGGATTACTGTGGCCAGACACCTTTTTGCTGACCTCTGAAACCCTGTGGAGGGACTTGGGAGAGAGGAAGCTGTAACCCAAGTTCAGAGATGTGGTGCAGGGGCCCTTAGCCTTGCTGCTCTGGGGGGAATTTAGGGAAGGACTCAGAGGAACTAGACCCCTGAGagttgaggtgggggtggggtggcgatAGGAACAATCTTGATGAGCAAAAGAGAGATCAAGCGTGCAGAAGGCCAGGAGATTGTTGGGGCTTCTCATTTCTGAGTGTGCTGGGGGAAGATGACTGTGGTTCTAATCCGGGGACTTACAAGTGAACTTCTGAGGTCTCTGTTCAGCTGGCTCAgaattcccccctcccccctcccaggtTCCCCAGGGTAATCACCCACCCAATTACCCTTCAGCCTTCAGACTAAATTTAGCTTCTAGACTTCCCCAACTGGGGGCCTCCCTGCAAGCAGGTGCTCACAGCTGCAGGGGTGGGTCTGAAGAGACCCGTACTTTTCACTGGTCCAGATTCAACCTCTGTGGTAACGAAGAGTGAAGCCCAGAGCAAGGGCCCAGGTGCTGACCCACGTGATGCCATGAGTGTCTCAGAGGGTCTTAAGAAACCGTCTCTCAAGAGCCCTTGAGGCAGGATCTAGACAGACCTggagagcagagggaggagagTGAGAATAAAATGCAAGGAACTGTTAATCCCTTTCCAGATTCCAACCAgatcctctttcattttctgcttttcccttctcccccgTTTTACAAATAGAGACTTCATTTGAACTTAACACCCTCCCCCACCAGAGTAAACTGAATCAGGAAAACCTCTTCTTAAAGCATGGAGAATCAGGCTAGAGATTATAATTTGGaggtggagtgggggtgggggttcccACATTCCCACCCTCTCTCCTACCAGCATCCCTGAAATCCATCATCTCTGGTTCTGGGAGTCAGCGGGGTGGGGAAGTTAGAGCAGAGGGGGGCTTATTTGTCACAGGCAGGTGATGAAGAGATGTCAGCTATAAAGGGTGGGAGGCACCTTCTACAGGAAGTAGAAAGCCTCAGGAAAGTACCTAAGACTAAGTCTGTCAACAAGAGAGATAAACAGTTTGGGTTAACCAAACTAGACAGTACAGATCTTCAATCTGACCTCGGGCTCCTTGACCCTGGAGACTGGGGAAAACTCTAGAGGAGGGtgtttcatggctgaagtcagaCCCTAGAAAGGATTGGAGGGAGTAACACACCAAGTTAGTCCAAAACAAGGTATGCATGAGCCATAGCAGTCAGAACCTAGGGAACCAATCAGCTACGTCAGCTGAAGGGGAGGTGCAGAGATGGCTACGTACTGGAGAGACCAAAGCACTTTTTCAGTGAGCACCAGAGAGCTGTGTTTGAATGTCCTGGCAAAGAATCTCAGTATTGAAGAAATGGGTTCAATTTCAGGAAGGTTCCAGGTTGGAGTTAGGATGTATGCCTATGTGTTGTACTCCCCTGAGCCTTTCCTGAATCTTAAGAGACAGCTCTACACAACCTGGAGTGAAAAGAAACAAGGTGAGAGGCTGAGGTTACTCCTAAAAAGAAGGATGTGTGTGTCCCTGGTTTCCCTAGAATAAAAGGCCACGTGGCAAAGACCTTGCCCTTGATGGGAGGGGGCAGAGTTAATCTACCCTAGGACCAGaccccttctttcatttcttcctccctccccttgccTTGATTCTTGGTTGCCTGACTCTTTCATGACATCCTGACTCCTTTTTAGCTCAGGCAGAGGAGAGGGCAACCTCTTTCTAAAGTACCAAAAATGTGACTTCCCtgatgggccagtggttaagactccacacttccagtgtagggggtgtgggtttgatccctagttgaggaacaaagattccacatgctgcaaggtgtattaaaaaaataaaaccagagtaTAAATATTTCCAATTTTGCAGGCCATCAAGCTCTGCTGCAACCCTTGACTCTGCTGTTGCAGCATAAAAGCAGCCCTGCACAATTTGTAAACAAATGATCATGACTCTGTTTCCTTCAAACTGTGTCAAAGctcagttgtgactctttgtgaccccatagactagcccactgggctcctctgtccatggaattattcaggcaagaatactgaagtagatagccattcccttctccaggcgatcttcccgacccagggactgaatcagcatctcctgtgtctcctgcattgcaggcagtctttaccgtggggagccaccagggaacccccccaAATGTGATTTTACTCAATACTAAGGTCCTATGAGgcgtgtttagtcgctcagtcatgttcgattttctgtgaccctttggactgtagcctactagactcctcttccatgggatttttcaggcaagaatactagtgagttgccatttcctcctccaggggatcgtctcgacccagggatcaaccctgcatctcctgtgtgtccggcattgcaggcagattctttattcgcTCAAccactgccaagtcacttcagttgtgcccgaccctttgcagccccatgcactgtggcccaccaggcccctctgtccatagggttccccaggcaagaatactggaatgggttgccatttcttcctccaagggatctgatccaatccaggaattgaacccacatctcttaggactcctgcattggcaggcgggatcTTTGCCAAGAGGGCTGTCCCAAACTTTGACACTGAAATTTTAATTGCATGTAATTTTAAAGTCACAAATTTCTCCCAACCAGTTAAAAAGGCAAAACCTGTTCTTAGCTCTCTTAAAgaattatttatctttggctgcgctgggtttttgttgctgctctcgggctttctctggttgcggcgagcgggggctcctctccagttgcggtgcagaggcttctcactgcgagggcttctcttgttggagagcaccggctctaggaatgcaggctcagcagttgcagctcaagGGCTCCAGGGtctggactcagtagttgtggcgcacaggcttatttgctctgaggcatgtgggatccttccagaccagggatggaactggtattccctgcactgcaaggtggattcttaaccactggactaccagggaacaacaacaacaacaaaccagggaagccccccattcTTGGCTTTTGACCTACACAGAAATAGGCGATAGGGAAGATTTGGTAGGGTGCTAACCTACCCCTGGGATTTCTGCCATCTGGTTGAACTCTCACAATGCCCAGGCACAGAAAATCCTGTTTGTGTCCCCTCTGCTTCAAAATACAGCTGCAGACCCTTTTAATTTGATCTCCTATTTATTGATACCAGCTTCTTAGTGGTTTTTCCCCGGGAATTCAATGACTTGGACATGGTCAGGAGTTAGTCCTTATGGGACATTTCCCAAAATCCCTTACGTTTGTTTTAAAAGcacttgtgtgtattctttttaaaaattatttatttatggctgtgcttggtctttgctgctgcacaggcttctcattgcagtggcttctcctgctgcagcTCCGAAGCTCTAGAACAGAGGCTCAGCAGTCGTGGTGCACGggattagttgctccacagcatataggatcttcccagatcagggatcaaactcatgtctcctgcagtggcaggtggattctcaaccttgggaccactagggaagccttctCTCTTTAAATCTTTGCAGTAATAAGATCGGGAAGACAAATATAGTTTACAGGGGAGAAAATTAAGCCCTGAGACCtagtattttcactttaaaatttaattccttTGATCTGTTATTCAATTTCATTCCCACAGAGCACACACTTTATCAAAATAGTTATTGGGCTGCAGTGATCCGAACTTGGATGGGAtaaactgtttctgttgttttcaaaTGTCTTTCATGATTTTGCTGCATTTCAGGCAAATCCTGtctaaatttcatttttcaaCTTAAAGTTTTGAGGaattgattcaaatatattcagtGTTTAAGCCCcatgaaataattaaatatacatcATCTTTGTGTAAGATACACTGTCATGCAAGCATAGGGTTATCTATTACTCACTGAGTCATGTTTTCCCCCCCAGGACAAACTTTATCAAAGTTGTGTTGATGTGTTCTGTACTTAAAAGCAACTCAgctgcattgctttttaaaaaataacctacTTCTGAGATTGCTGACCAAATCCTTACTttgtgtaagttttttttttttcactcaacagCATTGAGTGAAATGGATTGATCATTATGGTTCATGAGGGGGAAAACAGGGTACAGAACCTCTACCCTGTTTCAGATCTGACCCCAACGACCAAGCTTTGAAAGGGGCAAAGCAGCAGGTAGCCAGCCACTCCTCTGCcattaccaagctcctctgcagAGCTGCTCTTCCTTAGAGCTGAAAACAAGCCACCTCATTTCAAAACATGCACACAGACAAAACCTCACGTCATTTCAACATGAAGTTGTTTCcctgtttctgtttctctgctctgCCTCATGCAGGAtttctgagaaatgaaaaaagtGTCTCCTCCCCCAGTGTCAGTCtgcagt
It includes:
- the ADAMTSL4 gene encoding ADAMTS-like protein 4 isoform X1, producing the protein MDKWAGRPRLCLMLLLSLPQLCLDQEVLSGHSLQTPSEESQGPEGVWGPWDQWASCSQPCGVGVQRRSRTCQLPTIQLHQGLPLPPRPPRHPEALLPRGQGTRPQTSRETLPLYRPPPRGRGGPLRGPASQLGREEAPGTQGARRSRVRDPIKPGMFGYGRVPFALPLHRNRRHPQRPPRAELSQTSDLPSLTPRTEPPSTNHTQKTELSPTESSAHTLPPQVEPSPEAAQTAAPSRARPGPTRPHPGAQASGTEPSFHSPSPGEGSSFHLSLQPRRPSSQGWASPRLADRHPNPFLSVPWGRGQQSREQWRPGGHLHGSLTESAPPQPDGWLPLLSSGPNSSPLWSLFAPSSPVPRCSGESEQLRACSQAPCPPEQPDPRALQCAAFDSQEFMGQLYQWEPFTEVQGSQRCELNCRPRGFRFYVRHTQKVQDGTLCQPGALDICVAGRCLSPGCDGILGSGRHPDGCGVCGGDDSTCRLVSGNLTERGGPLGYQKILSIPAGASRLQIAQLRPSSNYLALRGPGGRSIINGNWAVDPPGSYTAGGTVFRYNRPPREEGAGESLSAEGPTTQPVDVYMIFQEENPGVFYQYVISSPPPNLENPTPEPRVPQLQPEILRVEPPPVSAPRPARTPGTLQRQVRIPQMPAPPPPRTPMGSPAGYWKRVGHSECSASCGKGVWRPIFLCVSRESRDKLDERSCAMGARPPASQEPCHGPPCPPYWEAGEWTSCSRSCGPGTQHRQLRCRQEFGGGGSSVPPERCGHLPRPNITQPCQLRLCGHWEVRSPWSQCSVRCGRGQRSRQVRCVGNNGDEVSEQECASGPPRPPSREACDMGPCTTAWFHSDWSSKCSAECGTGIQRRSVVCLGSGEAHGISQEEAGAGAGEQTCAPGSRPPDMRACSLGPCEVSWCWYTGPWAECSSECGSGTQRRDVICVSKLGTEFNVTSPSNCSHLPRPPALQPCQGQDCQDRWFSTPWSPCSRSCQGGVQTREVQCLTANQTLSIRCPLHLRPARKRSCNSQPCSQRPDDQCKDSSPHCPLVVQARLCVYPYYTATCCRSCAHALERSSPEPA
- the ADAMTSL4 gene encoding ADAMTS-like protein 4 isoform X2, with protein sequence MLLLSLPQLCLDQEVLSGHSLQTPSEESQGPEGVWGPWDQWASCSQPCGVGVQRRSRTCQLPTIQLHQGLPLPPRPPRHPEALLPRGQGTRPQTSRETLPLYRPPPRGRGGPLRGPASQLGREEAPGTQGARRSRVRDPIKPGMFGYGRVPFALPLHRNRRHPQRPPRAELSQTSDLPSLTPRTEPPSTNHTQKTELSPTESSAHTLPPQVEPSPEAAQTAAPSRARPGPTRPHPGAQASGTEPSFHSPSPGEGSSFHLSLQPRRPSSQGWASPRLADRHPNPFLSVPWGRGQQSREQWRPGGHLHGSLTESAPPQPDGWLPLLSSGPNSSPLWSLFAPSSPVPRCSGESEQLRACSQAPCPPEQPDPRALQCAAFDSQEFMGQLYQWEPFTEVQGSQRCELNCRPRGFRFYVRHTQKVQDGTLCQPGALDICVAGRCLSPGCDGILGSGRHPDGCGVCGGDDSTCRLVSGNLTERGGPLGYQKILSIPAGASRLQIAQLRPSSNYLALRGPGGRSIINGNWAVDPPGSYTAGGTVFRYNRPPREEGAGESLSAEGPTTQPVDVYMIFQEENPGVFYQYVISSPPPNLENPTPEPRVPQLQPEILRVEPPPVSAPRPARTPGTLQRQVRIPQMPAPPPPRTPMGSPAGYWKRVGHSECSASCGKGVWRPIFLCVSRESRDKLDERSCAMGARPPASQEPCHGPPCPPYWEAGEWTSCSRSCGPGTQHRQLRCRQEFGGGGSSVPPERCGHLPRPNITQPCQLRLCGHWEVRSPWSQCSVRCGRGQRSRQVRCVGNNGDEVSEQECASGPPRPPSREACDMGPCTTAWFHSDWSSKCSAECGTGIQRRSVVCLGSGEAHGISQEEAGAGAGEQTCAPGSRPPDMRACSLGPCEVSWCWYTGPWAECSSECGSGTQRRDVICVSKLGTEFNVTSPSNCSHLPRPPALQPCQGQDCQDRWFSTPWSPCSRSCQGGVQTREVQCLTANQTLSIRCPLHLRPARKRSCNSQPCSQRPDDQCKDSSPHCPLVVQARLCVYPYYTATCCRSCAHALERSSPEPA